One genomic region from Strix aluco isolate bStrAlu1 chromosome 25, bStrAlu1.hap1, whole genome shotgun sequence encodes:
- the BLACAT1 gene encoding bladder cancer associated transcript 1 isoform X2, producing the protein MRSPGGAPTPLLLQVMPQFTFACFCGLHGFCKMKRKKEESSAEQETAV; encoded by the coding sequence GTCTCCTGGGGGTGCTCCCACACCTCTCCTGCTCCAGGTGATGCCCCAATTCACCTTTGCTTGCTTCTGCGGGCTCCATGGCTTCTgcaagatgaagaggaagaaagaagagtcCAGCGCGGAGCAGGAGACAGCGGTGTGA
- the BLACAT1 gene encoding bladder cancer associated transcript 1 isoform X1 — protein sequence MPCCQRSPGGAPTPLLLQVMPQFTFACFCGLHGFCKMKRKKEESSAEQETAV from the exons ATGCCGTGCTGCCAAAG GTCTCCTGGGGGTGCTCCCACACCTCTCCTGCTCCAGGTGATGCCCCAATTCACCTTTGCTTGCTTCTGCGGGCTCCATGGCTTCTgcaagatgaagaggaagaaagaagagtcCAGCGCGGAGCAGGAGACAGCGGTGTGA
- the BLACAT1 gene encoding bladder cancer associated transcript 1 isoform X3, whose translation MPQFTFACFCGLHGFCKMKRKKEESSAEQETAV comes from the coding sequence ATGCCCCAATTCACCTTTGCTTGCTTCTGCGGGCTCCATGGCTTCTgcaagatgaagaggaagaaagaagagtcCAGCGCGGAGCAGGAGACAGCGGTGTGA